The following are encoded together in the Pirellulales bacterium genome:
- a CDS encoding trypsin-like peptidase domain-containing protein: MDTFPSPPSPLQPAPRPASRLPMLLGVLLALLVLLYLPNYLQRVEYSKMRGEVQAIDESLGGDLGQKFGSLGKAFVLLAKKAAPSVVHIDTTQNQLRSGGGLFGGLGVQETEMGEASGVIVESNGYIVTNNHVVEDAQEVSVTLSDGTRYDNAEVVNRDPASDLAVIKIPANNLVAAEWGDSDQVEVGEMVLAIGNPFGLDRSVTFGIISAKNRHDVGDGPPKDFLQTDAAVNPGNSGGPLINMGGKIVGINTAIYGPTYQGIGFALPSNAAHAAYDQLKAGHAVVSGYLGVNLAPITPSLARRLGLKTLNGAIVAGVAPDSPAAKAGLQRNDVVTAWDDHAIEDPNLLRLLVARTKVGTTVKVTVLRNGEELKLDITVAERPAQLRQ; this comes from the coding sequence ATGGACACATTCCCCTCTCCTCCCTCGCCGCTCCAGCCTGCCCCGCGTCCTGCTTCCCGGTTGCCGATGCTGCTGGGCGTGCTGTTGGCATTGCTGGTGCTTCTGTATCTGCCGAACTACCTGCAGCGGGTCGAATACTCCAAGATGCGCGGCGAGGTGCAGGCGATCGATGAATCGCTCGGCGGAGACCTTGGCCAAAAGTTCGGCTCGCTGGGAAAAGCCTTCGTGCTGTTGGCCAAGAAGGCCGCCCCGAGCGTCGTACACATCGACACGACGCAAAATCAGCTTCGCAGTGGCGGCGGCCTCTTCGGCGGCCTTGGCGTCCAGGAAACTGAAATGGGCGAGGCCTCGGGCGTGATCGTCGAATCGAATGGGTACATCGTCACCAACAACCATGTCGTGGAGGATGCTCAGGAGGTTTCCGTTACGCTCAGCGACGGCACCCGTTACGATAACGCCGAGGTCGTCAACCGAGATCCGGCTTCCGACCTGGCGGTGATCAAGATCCCCGCGAACAATCTCGTCGCGGCCGAATGGGGCGATAGCGATCAGGTCGAGGTCGGCGAGATGGTGCTCGCGATCGGCAATCCGTTCGGGCTGGATCGCTCCGTGACGTTCGGAATCATCAGCGCCAAGAATCGCCACGACGTGGGCGATGGTCCTCCGAAGGATTTCTTGCAGACCGACGCTGCAGTGAATCCTGGAAACAGCGGCGGCCCGCTCATCAACATGGGTGGCAAGATTGTCGGCATCAACACGGCCATTTATGGTCCGACATATCAAGGCATCGGCTTCGCCCTGCCGAGCAACGCGGCCCACGCGGCCTACGACCAACTCAAAGCGGGCCATGCTGTCGTCAGCGGATACTTGGGCGTCAACCTCGCGCCAATCACACCCTCTCTAGCCCGCCGGTTGGGCCTGAAAACGCTCAACGGGGCAATCGTCGCCGGCGTAGCTCCCGACTCGCCCGCCGCCAAGGCCGGCCTGCAAAGAAACGACGTCGTCACCGCCTGGGACGACCACGCGATCGAAGACCCGAACCTGCTCCGCCTCCTCGTCGCCCGAACCAAAGTCGGCACGACCGTGAAAGTCACCGTCCTGCGCAACGGCGAAGAACTCAAGCTCGACATCACCGTCGCCGAGCGCCCGGCGCAATTGCGGCAGTAA
- the aat gene encoding leucyl/phenylalanyl-tRNA--protein transferase, translated as MPPTRFPAADSADPEGLVFIGGALSPDWLLDAYRSGIFPWPIVPRVSRMQWWSPDPRAIFELDRFHVSRRLERTCSSGQFAVTSDRDFAGVLVGCATAQSRRWSTWLSGDMMAAYQRLFELGHAHSVEVWSDGQLAGGTYGVTIGGLYAGESMFYRVRDASKVALVQLVRHLRDRGYRLFDIQQLTAHTQSLGAIEISRREYLGRLAEALHAQATFGSLDHGSKEK; from the coding sequence GTGCCTCCCACTCGCTTTCCCGCCGCCGATTCGGCCGACCCCGAAGGGCTGGTGTTCATCGGCGGTGCGCTCAGCCCGGACTGGCTCTTGGATGCCTATCGGAGCGGGATTTTTCCTTGGCCGATCGTGCCGCGGGTTTCGCGCATGCAGTGGTGGTCTCCCGATCCGCGGGCGATTTTCGAGCTGGATCGGTTCCACGTTTCGCGGCGATTGGAGCGCACTTGCAGCTCGGGGCAATTCGCGGTCACGAGCGATCGTGATTTCGCGGGGGTGCTCGTTGGCTGCGCCACCGCGCAATCGCGCCGCTGGAGCACCTGGCTCAGCGGCGACATGATGGCCGCCTATCAGCGGCTCTTCGAGCTGGGCCATGCCCACAGCGTCGAGGTCTGGAGCGATGGCCAGCTTGCCGGCGGGACGTATGGCGTGACGATCGGCGGGCTCTATGCCGGCGAATCGATGTTCTATCGCGTCCGCGATGCGTCGAAAGTTGCGCTCGTGCAGCTCGTGCGGCATCTCCGAGATCGAGGCTATCGGCTCTTCGACATTCAGCAGCTCACGGCACACACGCAAAGTCTCGGTGCGATCGAGATATCGCGCCGCGAATACCTCGGCCGGCTGGCGGAGGCGTTGCACGCCCAGGCGACGTTTGGCTCTCTCGACCATGGGAGCAAGGAAAAATAG
- a CDS encoding DNA-3-methyladenine glycosylase: MILPIKFFERPVLDVAKEIIGASLVRRIPNGNTISSMLTEVEAYDGPEDLASHASKGRTLLTKQQCEL, encoded by the coding sequence GTGATTTTGCCCATAAAATTCTTCGAGCGGCCAGTACTCGATGTCGCCAAAGAGATCATCGGCGCTTCGCTGGTCAGGCGAATTCCCAATGGTAACACAATCTCTTCGATGCTGACCGAGGTCGAAGCCTATGATGGCCCTGAAGACTTGGCCTCTCACGCCTCGAAAGGCCGAACACTGCTCACGAAACAGCAATGTGAATTATGA